One part of the Tunicatimonas pelagia genome encodes these proteins:
- a CDS encoding DUF6913 domain-containing protein yields MWFFTKKIIGFQLPKLLKQSTVKRQTVNYEKAERIGVLITLADHEKQNTVDDFIAHLSADHKEVQVLCYDKRRARNKIFGYLQFSDRDISAFGKFKAEHLIDFVNSRFDYLIHLDTESNQVLDKILTLSQAKCRIGCDIPEHHPYYELMFRAETLYDLCELIMRYVRIVSISGEKEAEAS; encoded by the coding sequence ATGTGGTTCTTTACCAAGAAAATTATTGGCTTCCAACTGCCTAAATTGCTTAAGCAAAGTACAGTGAAACGCCAAACGGTAAATTACGAGAAAGCAGAACGTATTGGAGTATTAATTACGCTGGCTGATCATGAGAAGCAGAATACAGTAGATGATTTTATTGCTCATCTTTCGGCTGACCATAAGGAGGTGCAGGTGCTTTGCTACGACAAGCGCCGAGCCAGGAATAAGATATTTGGCTATCTTCAGTTTAGCGACCGAGATATATCAGCTTTTGGTAAGTTTAAAGCCGAACACCTTATCGATTTTGTCAACAGTCGCTTCGATTATTTGATTCATCTCGATACTGAGTCCAACCAAGTACTTGATAAGATTTTAACACTGAGTCAGGCTAAATGCCGGATTGGCTGCGATATTCCTGAACATCACCCCTACTATGAGCTTATGTTTCGCGCCGAAACACTTTACGACCTGTGCGAGCTAATTATGCGCTACGTTCGTATTGTATCAATTTCAGGGGAAAAGGAAGCCGAAGCTTCATAA
- a CDS encoding histone H1, whose product MKRFDELRDLVMSLEGDFEKFYDKENQAAGTRVRKGMQDLKNLAQEIRVEVQDIKNKAS is encoded by the coding sequence ATGAAACGATTTGATGAATTAAGAGATTTAGTAATGTCTTTAGAAGGTGACTTCGAGAAATTCTACGATAAAGAGAATCAGGCAGCCGGTACTCGAGTACGAAAAGGTATGCAAGATTTGAAGAACCTAGCCCAGGAGATTCGAGTAGAGGTTCAAGATATTAAGAACAAAGCTTCCTAA